Proteins from one Anopheles nili chromosome 2, idAnoNiliSN_F5_01, whole genome shotgun sequence genomic window:
- the LOC128723790 gene encoding chymotrypsin-2-like: MKTFTRLVLLALIGVAAAKSRSPRIAGGMDANDGQFPFQVALINGGLVYCGGSIVNRRWVLTAAACIFGKAPADVDLFVGSADRLTGGQNVTAERFVLHPDFDEQTYANDIGLVRMAESLSFTSEQLQPVTLATDFFETATDATVSGWGRFSIANNQLPTRLQFIRTDVIGTGECADQFEEPYRGRISDRTICTDNQPEQGVCLGDAGGPLVLDDVLVGVQSWSIPCGTGLPDVYERVSHHRPWILALTLL, encoded by the exons ATGAAGACGTTTACGAGGCTAGTCTTGCTGGCTTTGATCGGCGTTGCGGCAGCCAAAT CTCGCAGTCCTCGCATCGCCGGTGGAATGGACGCAAACGATGGTCAGTTTCCGTTCCAAGTTGCACTCATCAACGGTGGACTCGTGTACTGCGGCGGTTCCATCGTAAATCGGCGCTGGGTCCTGACGGCAGCGGCTTGCATCTTCGGAAAAGCACCCGCTGACGTGGATCTCTTCGTTGGTAGTGCTGATCGCTTGACAGGAGGTCAAAACGTCACCGCCGAACGTTTTGTCCTGCATCCGGACTTTGATGAGCAAACGTACGCCAACGATATTGGGCTGGTGCGGATGGCGGAGTCACTTTCGTTCACTAGCGAACAGCTACAACCGGTCACACTGGCGACTGACTTCTTTGAAACGGCCACCGATGCGACCGTTTCCGGATGGGGCCGTTTTTCG ATTGCAAACAATCAGCTCCCAACCCGGTTGCAGTTCATCCGCACGGACGTCATCGGTACCGGTGAGTGTGCGGATCAGTTCGAGGAACCGTACCGCGGCCGGATCTCGGACCGAACAATCTGTACCGACAACCAGCCCGAGCAGGGTGTCTGTCTAGGGGATGCCGGTGGTCCACTCGTCCTGGACGATGTCCTTGTTGGCGTTCAATCCTGGAGCATCCCATGCGGTACTGGCCTGCCAGATGTCTACGAACGTGTATCGCACCATCGGCCCTGGATTCTGGCTCTAACGCTGCTGTAA